Part of the Amblyraja radiata isolate CabotCenter1 chromosome 27, sAmbRad1.1.pri, whole genome shotgun sequence genome is shown below.
ggtttacaccgaaaatgctggagtaactcagcgggtcaggcagcatctctggagaaaaggaatagatgacgtttcaggtcaagacccttcttcagactgagagtcagtggagagggttGTGACTAGCAGGACgtctatggtgggggagggacggagaggtagggaatgggttacctgaaattagttggtaggaactgcagatgctggtttaaactgaagatggacaaaaaCGCTGGATTTATTCATGTTGAATCTTGGaccagtggatacaggtgaggggggttgaaTGGCAGACAAAGGGACAGAGATGAAAAGGGTGAGAGACAAGGAGAGATGGGGAGTGTAATATGAAGCCAGAgttagggatataggtggaaggaggaggtggggggggggggggggggcatgagagTGGGAGATATTAGTACACACACAGTTTGGGtacaggggagtggaggggaaggaaagggggaaggcctggatagatggatgtggagaggatgtttccactagtgggacagtctaggttCTGAGGTCACagactcggaataaaaggacgtacctttaggaaggagatgacgaggaatttctttagtcagagggtggtgaatctgtggaattcattgccacaaaaggctgtggaggccaagtcaatggatatatttaaggcagagatagatagattctggattagtgtaggtgtcaggggttatggggagaaggcaggagaatggggttaggagagagagatagatcagccatgattgaatggacttgaaggaccgaatggcctaattctgctcctgtcacttatgaacatgcAGAAGGAAACGTTCCAGAATCCATCTGGACTGACTGGGTACCAAGGGACAGATGtgacctcgactaaaaatagaaaCAATAAGTGCTGGAAATAGCCTGCGGATTAGGCAAAATCACGGGGACAAAGACAGCATTAATATTTCCTGTCAAGGACAGCAGTAAGACAAATCCAACATAGCAGTTCTAGCCTtttaatttcagtctgaagaagggtttcggcctgaaacgttgcctatttccttcgctccatagatgctgctgcacccgctgagtttctccagcacttttgtctacctagccttttaattttatgttttaatgaatgagtgttaaaaaaaaaagtgaccaAACTGgaattttaatccattttatcTGTCGAtatgacctttagtttagttttagagatacagcgtggaaacaggctctttggcccatcatgtccgtgccgaccagcgatccccgcacactaacactaccctgcgcacacactagggacaatttacatttataacaagccggttaacctacaaacctgtacgtctttggagtgtgagaggaaactgaggatctcggagaaaacccacgcaggttatgaggagaatgtacaaactccgtacaggtacgCCTGTAGCCAGCATCGaaacagagtctctggcgctgttagtgctgtaaggcagctactccattgctgcgccactgtgctgcctttttttagtaagtaagtaagtcaattttatttatatagcacgtttaaatcaactcgcgttgaaaccaaagtgttttacatagaaaaaaataattaagtttccgtacatccatagaaaaatgtaaaaaagaaaaatgacacaacacattatagaattcaacatgaacgtccccccacaacagaatcaaaatgttccactgtggggaaaggcatcagaacgtttcagtcctcttcctctgtgaatcacccgaggtcggggcctatttgtggcctctgcagccagtccaatgttttcaggccctcttgccgggaagctggaactccggcgtcgcgtgaacactcctcagcggcttggaaattaATGAAAgagattaatttagtttggtttagagatacagtgtgggattcTATTGATTTTTTTCTCCACATCTTTATTTTCAATCTTAAATGCCAGTTACATttatttccagcttctgcagatgcattaacactaccctacgcacactgggTGCAATTTACACTttatatcaaagccaattagcctacaaacctgcgcgtctttggagtgtgggaggaaaccggagcacccggagaaaacccacgcaagtcacggggagaactgacAATCTCAgtgcagacagctcccgtagtcaggatggaacccgggtctcaggcgcagtTAGGCGGTAGCTCTACCAATACGCCACCACGCCGCCCgaccttctatgtttctatcttgcatTATTTTTTACTTTATCTGAGACAGTCTATACTGCTTATACAGAACCatagagtggtgcagcggtagagttgctgcctcacagcgccagagaccaggatttaatcctgactatgggcgctgtctgtacggagtttgcacgttctccccgtgacagcgtgggttttccccgggtgctccggtttcctccatggacgtgcaggttttgtaggttaattggcttcggtaaaaatcgtaaattgtccctagtgtggaggattgaGCTAGTGTActgggggggtcgctggtcagagtggactaagtgggccgaagggcctgtttccatgctgtatctctaaaataaaatgaaCTAAACAGAGAAATGACGGCGGATTTCAGTAGTGAGACTCTGTACAACCTGACCAAGCTGACGTTGCCGACATTCTTGCTTTCCTGCTTTCACAGAATCCATCAGAATACTGCTTCCCGTTTCGCAAGGATAGCGAGGGAAGGCCCATCGCTCCGTGCGGAGCCATCGCCAACAGCATGTTTAATGGTGAGTTCCCGCACATCCCGTCTCGGCCCACGGTTCAACCTACTCCCTGTGGAGAGAGTGCCGTTACCTCGGCTAATCCGTGCTGTCATCATCTCCGTCACCCTGTATATCATCTGATGTGTCTATGTATATTCACCCTGtacattcacccagagagttgtgactctgtggcattctctgccacagaaagcagcggaggccaattcactggatatatccaagagagagttggatgtggctcttggggctaacggaatcgagggatatgcagagaaagcaggaacggggtactgattctggatgatcagccatgatgatattgaatggtggtgctggctcgaagggccgaatggcttgctcctgcacctatttttctatgtttccctggaTAGATGCCAGCGGAAATTAGAGGGTTTTTttaagagcacggaaacaggcccttcagcccattgagtccaccccAATCATCGCCCATTCACGCTATTTTgaggaaggtcctgacctgatacgtcacccatccgtttttccccagagatggtccctgtcccactgagttacttcagcactttgtgtccatcttttgtataaaccagcatctgcagttcctttctacacaccagCTCTTTCctatcccatcccctcccctccctacgcactagggacaatttacagaagccaattaacctacaaacccgcacgtctttggagtgtgggtggaaactggagcggccggagaaaacccacgcaggtcacggggagaacgtgcaaactccgtacagacagcacccgtagtcaggatcgaacccgggtctctggcgctgtgaggcagcaactccaccgtgccaccactgGGCTCGTCAGGTTGTAGGCATAGAAGTGTCGGCTCGGTggggcagcgggtggagctgctgcctcaccgcgccagagacccgggttcgatcctgactacgggtgctgtctgtacggagtttgctctgtggcctgtgtgggttttctccgggtgctcggctcTCAGTTGTAAAATAAAAAGATCggtatttttcttttctttcagaTTCCTTCGTGGTCTATAAGATGAATAACAACGGGACACGAACCATGGTCCCTTTAAATGCCAAGGGAATTTCTTGGTGGACTGACTACAATGTCAAGTTCAATAACCCACCGACAGACAACGGGACTGATCTACGGGAGGTGTTTGCGGGTAATATGCAATTGCAGTAAATGTGATACTAACGCATTGGGATTTAGAACAGGCTGTATTTAgtgtcgtttagagatacagcgtggaaacaggctcacccagtccgcaccgaccagcgatctccgcacactatcactaccctacacacactagggaccatatattaacctacaaacctgcacgtctctggagtgtgggaggaaactgaagatctcggagaaaacccacgcaggtcagggggaagaacgtacaaagtccacacagacagcgcccgtagtcgggatcgaacccgggtctccggcgctgtgaggcagcaactctaccgctgcgcctccgtggccGCCCAACGTCTAACTGGTTTGCTTGACCACAGGGACGGTGAAGCCGACCAACTGGCCCAGGCCCGCCTACGAATTGGACACGAACCAGGACAACAACGGCTTCATCAACGAAGATTTCATCGTCTGGATGAGAACGGCGGCTCTGCCGAACTTCCGCAAACTCTACCGTCGCGTGGAGAGAGGTCTGGAGCGCGGCAACTACACTGTGGAGATCAGTTACAGTATCCTTGCCctgtgaatagaaacatagaaacatcggtgCAAgaatacgccattcggcccttcgagccagcaccgccattcaatacgatcatggctgatcattccaaaatcagttccccgttcctgccttctcccccatatcccttgattccattagcacccaagagctaaatctaactctctcttgaaaaacatccagtgaattggcctccactgccttctctggcagagaattccacagattccacagtcCCAGCCTCCGCTGGCCACAaagactttcaagagagagcgagatggggctcttaaatatagcggagtcaggggatatgggaagaaggcaggaatggggtactgattggggatgatcagcaattatcacattgaatggcggtgctggctcgaagggccgaatggcttcctcctttataacacgaggaatcgaatataggagcaaagaggtccttctgcagttgtacagggccctagtgagaccacacctggagtattgtgtgcagttttggtcccctaatttgaggaaggacattcttgctattgaggaagtgcagcgttggtttacaaggttaattcccgggatggcggggctgagagaatggagcggctgggcttgtacactctggagtttagaaggatgagaggttatctcattgaaacatataagattgttaagggcttcgacacactagaggcaggaaacatgttcccgatgttgggggagtccagaaccagggaccacagtttgagaataaggagtaagccatttagaacggagacgaggaaacactttttctcacagagagttgtgagactgtggaattctctgcctcagaggcggtggaggcaggttctctggatgctttcaagagggagctagatagagctcttaaaaaatagcggagtcaggggatttggggggaaaaggcaggaacagggtactgatttgggatgatcagcaattatcacattgaatggcggtgctggctcgatgggccgaatggcctactcctgcacctattgtctattgtctacttgtTTCTCCTTGACGCCTTGTTCCCCCAGATTACCCGGTGATTAGCTTCAATGGACAGAAGCGCGTGACGTTCAGCACCATCTCCTGGATGGGTGGAAGGAATCCATTCCTGGGAATCGCTTATCTTGTCTGTGGCTGTGTCTGTATTGTAACAACAGTGGTGATGTTCATCGTTTACGTTAAGTACCAAGGAGCGCATGCATTCATGGAGAAGTAGTTATTAACAAATCATTGGGGTGTGAAAGTTGCTTGGCTACGGCTATGCGTTTACCAGGGTATAGCGGTCACTAAAACTTAACTGTGTGTGTTAACTTTCATCAGGGAGCAGAATTATTTCATTATCTGTACTTTACAGATTAGAGCAAGTAACTACATTTAAATGTATACATTATACTGATCTATATGTATGTGTTATTATGATTGAAACAGATCTATTTTCCTTGAGACATTACTTTGCTGAAAGATAATTGTGGAGCAAGATTTATTGTAAAGAAATATTCTCTGGTTTTGTACATATTTGTTCAACGCTTGTGGTAAAATTCTATTGAACTTTTCTCCTAGTCTTTATTTTCAATCTTAAATGCCAGTTACActtatttccagcacctgcagatttttttttagagattagtttagtttagagatacagcgtggaaacaccgagtccgcaccgaccagcgatcccccgcacattaacactaccctacacacacactggagacaatttacatttatactaagccaattaacctacaaacctgcgcgtctttggagtgtgggaggaaaccgacaatctcggagaaaacccacacaggtcacgggaagaacgtgcaaactccgtacagataatcacccgtagccaggatcgaaacagagtctctggcgctctgagccAGCAACTATactactacgccactgtgccgcccaatcttGTGCCCCCAATATTAATACCTTTGGTTCATAGATCAATCTAGCACTTAAAATTAACAACTGACATTAAATGGTGTTGGCAGCTAATTTTGCCTGCTGTCAAAACATTTTGTAACTATTTctgaaaaatatttaatttaaaaaaaaatgtttctggaTGTGCCAGCCTGTGTAAATGGAAACAGCCTGAAGATGcttcaaccagagagcagtgctgaactactatccacctctttggtgaccctcggactaaccttgagcgggctttgctggctttaccttgcactaaatgttattcccttatcatgtatctgtacactgttccgGTGGGCGGAGTGATtcatgtcgcagcggcctctgcagtccgtctgtctttttattattttttgtctcgtttgaatgtagtttttattattttttttgtgtatgtgtgtgggtgtgtgtgtgtggggggggggggggtgggggaaacttttaaaatctatcccctgcacggagaacccgaccttttctctgtcgggtctccgttgtcgttggggccgagcaatgtggagcggcctccggcaggaacgacctggagctccagtcgcggagcctgcggacctactcaccatcgcggagctggccgagttcggagcggtggtggcgctcggctgcgacccgaccccggggattcggaggctccaaccgcaggtctggtggacaggaacaccgggagcccgcgggtccctgctgggagaccgcttttcggggcttccgcaacggtgacttcacccgcccgagttgcggggttgaagattacctggagcggggccttacatcatcgccccgcgcggcttggaatggctgcgggactttgctagcgcccgccgggggctc
Proteins encoded:
- the LOC116988318 gene encoding cell cycle control protein 50A-like — encoded protein: MNRQEDGVLLKNKPDNTAFTQQRLPAWQPIMSAGYVLPTFLLLGLAFIGIGLGLFFSSNSVIELELDYTGNLPNSSCYPCTNTTIKGCKCSVQFKVDTLLVGPVFMYYELSNFYQNQRKYGVSRDDDQLNGDLQYLKNPSEYCFPFRKDSEGRPIAPCGAIANSMFNDSFVVYKMNNNGTRTMVPLNAKGISWWTDYNVKFNNPPTDNGTDLREVFAGTVKPTNWPRPAYELDTNQDNNGFINEDFIVWMRTAALPNFRKLYRRVERGLERGNYTVEISYNYPVISFNGQKRVTFSTISWMGGRNPFLGIAYLVCGCVCIVTTVVMFIVYVKYQGAHAFMEK